A section of the Halichoerus grypus chromosome 11, mHalGry1.hap1.1, whole genome shotgun sequence genome encodes:
- the LTBP3 gene encoding latent-transforming growth factor beta-binding protein 3 isoform X2, whose product MPGPRGAAGGLAPEMRGAGAAGLLALLLLLGPGGGAEGGPAGERGAGGGGALARERFKVVFAPVICKRTCLKGQCRDSCQQGSNMTLIGENGHSTDTLTGSGFRVVVCPLPCMNGGQCSSRNQCLCPPDFTGRFCQVPAGGAGGGTGGSGPGLGRAGALSTGALPPLAPESESVASKHAIYAVQVIADPPGPGEGPPAQHAAFLVPLGPGQISAEVQAPPPVVNVRVHHPPEASVQVHRIEGPNAEGPAPSQHLLPHPKPQHPRPPTQKPLGRCFQDTLPKQPCGSNPLPGLTKQEDCCGSIGTAWGQSKCHKCPQLQYTGVQKPGPVRGEVGADCPQGYKRLNSTHCQDINECAMPGMCRHGDCLNNPGSYRCVCPPGHSLGPSRTQCIADKPEEKSLCFRLVSPEHQCQHPLTTRLSRQLCCCSVGKAWGARCQRCPADGTAAFKEICPAGKGYHILTSHQTLTIQGESDFSLFLHPDGPPKPQQPPESPSRAPPPEDTEEERGVSTDSPVIEEQSAQQSHPIATTSPARPYPELISRPSPPTVRWFLPDLPPSRSAVEIAPTQVTETDECRLNQNICGHGECVPGPSDYSCHCNPGYRSHPQHRYCVDVNECEAEPCGAGRGVCMNTGGSYNCHCHRGYRLHVGAGGRSCVDLNECAKPHLCGDGGFCLNFPGHYKCNCYPGYRLKASRPPVCEDIDECRDPSSCPDGKCENKPGSFKCIACQPGYRSQGGGACRDVNECAEGSPCSPGWCENLPGSFRCTCAQGYAPAPDGRSCQDVDECEAGDVCDNGMCTNTPGSFQCQCVSGYHLSRDRSRCEDIDECDFPAACIGGDCINTNGSYRCLCPQGHRLVGGRKCQDIDECSQDPGLCLPHGACENLQGSYACVCDEGFTPTQDQHGCEEVEQPHHKKECYLNFDDTVFCDSVLATNVTQQECCCSLGAGWGDHCEIYPCPVYSSAEFHSLCPDGKGYTQDNNIVNYGIPAHRDIDECILFGAEICKEGKCVNTQPGYECYCKQGFYYDGNLLECVDVDECLDESNCRNGVCENTRGGYRCACTPPAEYSPAQRQCLSPEEMERAPERRDVCWAQRGEDGMCAGPLTGPTLTFDDCCCRQGRGWGAQCRPCPPRSAGSQCPTSQSESNSFWDASPLLLGKPPREEDSSEEDSDECRCVSGRCVPRPGGAVCECPGGFQLDASRARCVDIDECRELNQRGLLCKSERCVNTSGSFRCVCKAGFARSRPHGACVPQRRR is encoded by the exons TGGTGTGCCCTCTGCCCTGCATGAACGGTGGCCAGTGCTCCTCCCGAAACCAGTGCCTGTGTCCCCCGGACTTCACCGGTCGCTTCTGCCAGGTGCCCGCTGGAGGAGCTGGTGGGGGCACCGGCGgctcaggccctgggctgggccgggccggggcccTGTCCACAGGCGCGCTGCCACCCCTGGCTCCAGAGAGCGAGTCTGTGGCCAGCAAGCACGCCATCTACGCGGTCCAGGTGATCGCGGATCCGCccgggcctggggaggggccccCTGCCCAGCATGCAGCCTTCCTGGTGCCCCTCGGGCCGGGACAGATCTCAGCGGAAG tgcaggccccgccccccgtgGTGAACGTGCGCGTCCACCATCCGCCCGAGGCCTCGGTCCAAGTGCACCGCATCGAGGGGCCGAATGCCGAGGGCCCCGCCCCCTCGCAGCACCTGCTGCCGCACCCCAAGCCCCAGCACCCCCGGCCacccacccagaagcccctgggCCGCTGCTTCCAGGACACACTGCCCAAGCAGCCA TGCGGCAGCAATCCCCTCCCGGGCCTCACCAAGCAGGAGGACTGCTGCGGAAGCATCGGGACCGCCTGGGGCCAGAGCAAGTGCCATAAGTGCCCCCAGCTGCAGT ACACAGGGGTGCAGAAACCAGGACCTGTCCGTGGGGAGGTGGGCGCTGACTGCCCCCAGGGCTACAAGAGACTCAACAGCACCCACTGCCAGG ACATCAACGAGTGCGCGATGCCGGGCATGTGTCGCCATGGGGACTGCCTCAACAACCCGGGCTCCTATCGCTGCGTCTGCCCACCTGGCCATAGCTTGGGCCCCTCCCGAACGCAGTGCATTG CGGACAAGCCAGAGGAGAAGAGCCTGTGTTTCCGCCTGGTGAGCCCTGAACACCAGTGCCAGCACCCACTGACCACGCGCCTCAGCCGCCAGCTCTGCTGCTGCAGTGTGGGCAAGGCCTGGGGCGCCAGGTGCCAGCGCTGTCCTGCCGATGGCACCG CTGCCTTCAAGGAGATCTGTCCAGCTGGGAAGGGGTACCACATCCTCACTTCCCACCAGACGCTCACCATTCAGGGCGAAAGTgacttttcccttttcctgcaCCCGGACGGGCCACCCAAGCCCCAGCAGCCCCCGGAGAGCCCCAGCCGGGCGCCGCCACCTGAGGACACCGAGGAAGAGCGAG GGGTGAGCACGGACTCA CCAGTGATCGAGGAGCAGTCAGCTCAGCAGAGCCACCCGATCGCCACCACGTCTCCCGCCAGGCCCTACCCGG AGTTGATCTCCCGGCCCTCGCCACCCACTGTGCGCTGGTTCCTGCCGGACCTGCCCCCATCCCGCAGCGCGGTGGAGATTGCTCCTACTCAGGTCACAG agacAGACGAGTGTCGTCTGAACCAGAACATCTGTGGCCACGGAGAGTGCGTCCCGGGCCCCTCGGACTACTCCTGCCATTGCAATCCGGGCTACCGGTCGCACCCGCAGCACCGCTACTGCGTGG ACGTGAACGAGTGCGAGGCGGAGCCATGCGGCGCCGGGAGGGGCGTCTGCATGAACACGGGCGGCTCGTACAACTGCCACTGCCACCGCGGCTACCGCCTGCACGTCGGCGCCGGGGGGCGCTCGTGCGTGG ACCTGAACGAGTGCGCCAAGCCCCACCTGTGCGGCGACGGCGGCTTCTGCCTCAACTTCCCCGGCCACTACAAGTGCAACTGCTACCCCGGCTACCGGCTCAAAGCCTCACGACCGCCCGTGTGCGAAG ACATCGACGAGTGCCGAGACCCTAGCTCTTGCCCGGATGGCAAATGCGAGAACAAACCCGGGAGCTTCAAGTGCATTGCCTGTCAGCCCGGCTACCGCAGCCaggggggcggggcctgccgCG ACGTGAACGAGTGTGCCGAGGGCAGCCCCTGCTCGCCGGGCTGGTGCGAGAACCTCCCAGGCTCCTTCCGCTGCACGTGCGCCCAGGGCTACGCGCCTGCGCCGGATGGCCGCAGCTGCCAGG ATGTGGATGAGTGTGAGGCTGGGGATGTGTGTGACAATGGCATGTGCACCAACACGCCGGGCTCCTTCCAGTGTCAGTGCGTCTCTGGCTACCATCTGTCGAGAGACCGGAGCCGATGCGAGG ACATTGATGAGTGTGACTTCCCCGCGGCCTGCATTGGGGGTGATTGCATCAACACCAACGGCTCCTACCGGTGTCTGTGTCCCCAGGGGCATCGGCTGGTAGGCGGCAGGAAGTGCCAAG ACATAGACGAATGCAGCCAGGACCCCGGCCTGTGCCTTCCCCACGGGGCCTGTGAGAACCTGCAGGGCTCCTACGCTTGCGTCTGTGATGAGGGCTTCACGCCCACCCAGGACCAGCACGGCTGCGAGG AGGTGGAGCAGCCCCACCACAAGAAGGAGTGCTACCTTAACTTCGACGACACGGTGTTCTGCGACAGTGTACTGGCCACCAACGTCACCCAGCAGGAGTGCTGCTGCTcgctgggggctggctggggagaCCACTGCGAGATCTATCCCTGCCCAGTCTACAGCTCAG CTGAGTTCCACAGCCTCTGCCCAGACGGAAAGGGCTACACCCAAGACAACAACATTGTCAACTACGGCATCCCAGCCCACCGTG ACATCGACGAGTGCATCTTGTTCGGGGCGGAGATCTGCAAGGAGGGCAAGTGCGTGAATACGCAGCCGGGCTACGAGTGCTACTGCAAGCAAGGCTTCTACTACGACGGGAACCTACTGGAGTGCGTGG ACGTGGACGAGTGCCTGGACGAGTCCAACTGCCGGAACGGAGTGTGTGAGAACACGCGCGGCGGCTACCGCTGCGCCTGCACGCCCCCGGCCGAGTACAGCCCGGCGCAGCGCCAGTGTCTGAGCCCGGAGGAGATGG AGCGTGCCCCGGAGCGGCGGGACGTGTGCTGGGCCCAGCGTGGAGAAGATGGCATGTGTGCGGGCCCCCTGACCGGGCCAACCCTCACCTTCGACGACTGCTGCTGTCGCCAGGGCCGCGGTTGGGGAGCCCAGTGCCGCCCCTGCCCGCCGCGCAGCGCCG GGTCCCAGTGCCCGACGTCGCAGAGTGAAAGCAATTCCTTCTGGGACGCGAGCCCCCTGCTGCTGGGGAAGCCCCCTCGAG AGGAGGACAGCTCGGAGGAGGATTCGGACGAGTGCCGCTGCGTGAGCGGCCGCTGCGTGCCCCGGCCGGGCGGCGCCGTGTGCGAGTGTCCGGGCGGCTTCCAGCTCGACGCGTCTCGGGCGCGCTGCGTGG ACATCGACGAGTGCCGAGAGCTGAACCAGCGCGGGCTGCTGTGCAAGAGCGAGCGCTGCGTGAACACGAGCGGCTCCTTCCGCTGCGTCTGCAAAGCTGGCTTCGCGCGCAGCCGCCCGCACGGGGCCTGCGTGCCCCAGCGCCGCCGCTGA
- the LTBP3 gene encoding latent-transforming growth factor beta-binding protein 3 isoform X1, whose amino-acid sequence MPGPRGAAGGLAPEMRGAGAAGLLALLLLLGPGGGAEGGPAGERGAGGGGALARERFKVVFAPVICKRTCLKGQCRDSCQQGSNMTLIGENGHSTDTLTGSGFRVVVCPLPCMNGGQCSSRNQCLCPPDFTGRFCQVPAGGAGGGTGGSGPGLGRAGALSTGALPPLAPESESVASKHAIYAVQVIADPPGPGEGPPAQHAAFLVPLGPGQISAEVQAPPPVVNVRVHHPPEASVQVHRIEGPNAEGPAPSQHLLPHPKPQHPRPPTQKPLGRCFQDTLPKQPCGSNPLPGLTKQEDCCGSIGTAWGQSKCHKCPQLQYTGVQKPGPVRGEVGADCPQGYKRLNSTHCQDINECAMPGMCRHGDCLNNPGSYRCVCPPGHSLGPSRTQCIADKPEEKSLCFRLVSPEHQCQHPLTTRLSRQLCCCSVGKAWGARCQRCPADGTAAFKEICPAGKGYHILTSHQTLTIQGESDFSLFLHPDGPPKPQQPPESPSRAPPPEDTEEERGVSTDSPVIEEQSAQQSHPIATTSPARPYPELISRPSPPTVRWFLPDLPPSRSAVEIAPTQVTETDECRLNQNICGHGECVPGPSDYSCHCNPGYRSHPQHRYCVDVNECEAEPCGAGRGVCMNTGGSYNCHCHRGYRLHVGAGGRSCVDLNECAKPHLCGDGGFCLNFPGHYKCNCYPGYRLKASRPPVCEDIDECRDPSSCPDGKCENKPGSFKCIACQPGYRSQGGGACRDVNECAEGSPCSPGWCENLPGSFRCTCAQGYAPAPDGRSCQDVDECEAGDVCDNGMCTNTPGSFQCQCVSGYHLSRDRSRCEDIDECDFPAACIGGDCINTNGSYRCLCPQGHRLVGGRKCQDIDECSQDPGLCLPHGACENLQGSYACVCDEGFTPTQDQHGCEEVEQPHHKKECYLNFDDTVFCDSVLATNVTQQECCCSLGAGWGDHCEIYPCPVYSSAEFHSLCPDGKGYTQDNNIVNYGIPAHRDIDECILFGAEICKEGKCVNTQPGYECYCKQGFYYDGNLLECVDVDECLDESNCRNGVCENTRGGYRCACTPPAEYSPAQRQCLSPEEMDVDECQDPAACRPGRCVNLPGSYRCECRPPWVPGPSGRDCQLPESPAERAPERRDVCWAQRGEDGMCAGPLTGPTLTFDDCCCRQGRGWGAQCRPCPPRSAGSQCPTSQSESNSFWDASPLLLGKPPREEDSSEEDSDECRCVSGRCVPRPGGAVCECPGGFQLDASRARCVDIDECRELNQRGLLCKSERCVNTSGSFRCVCKAGFARSRPHGACVPQRRR is encoded by the exons TGGTGTGCCCTCTGCCCTGCATGAACGGTGGCCAGTGCTCCTCCCGAAACCAGTGCCTGTGTCCCCCGGACTTCACCGGTCGCTTCTGCCAGGTGCCCGCTGGAGGAGCTGGTGGGGGCACCGGCGgctcaggccctgggctgggccgggccggggcccTGTCCACAGGCGCGCTGCCACCCCTGGCTCCAGAGAGCGAGTCTGTGGCCAGCAAGCACGCCATCTACGCGGTCCAGGTGATCGCGGATCCGCccgggcctggggaggggccccCTGCCCAGCATGCAGCCTTCCTGGTGCCCCTCGGGCCGGGACAGATCTCAGCGGAAG tgcaggccccgccccccgtgGTGAACGTGCGCGTCCACCATCCGCCCGAGGCCTCGGTCCAAGTGCACCGCATCGAGGGGCCGAATGCCGAGGGCCCCGCCCCCTCGCAGCACCTGCTGCCGCACCCCAAGCCCCAGCACCCCCGGCCacccacccagaagcccctgggCCGCTGCTTCCAGGACACACTGCCCAAGCAGCCA TGCGGCAGCAATCCCCTCCCGGGCCTCACCAAGCAGGAGGACTGCTGCGGAAGCATCGGGACCGCCTGGGGCCAGAGCAAGTGCCATAAGTGCCCCCAGCTGCAGT ACACAGGGGTGCAGAAACCAGGACCTGTCCGTGGGGAGGTGGGCGCTGACTGCCCCCAGGGCTACAAGAGACTCAACAGCACCCACTGCCAGG ACATCAACGAGTGCGCGATGCCGGGCATGTGTCGCCATGGGGACTGCCTCAACAACCCGGGCTCCTATCGCTGCGTCTGCCCACCTGGCCATAGCTTGGGCCCCTCCCGAACGCAGTGCATTG CGGACAAGCCAGAGGAGAAGAGCCTGTGTTTCCGCCTGGTGAGCCCTGAACACCAGTGCCAGCACCCACTGACCACGCGCCTCAGCCGCCAGCTCTGCTGCTGCAGTGTGGGCAAGGCCTGGGGCGCCAGGTGCCAGCGCTGTCCTGCCGATGGCACCG CTGCCTTCAAGGAGATCTGTCCAGCTGGGAAGGGGTACCACATCCTCACTTCCCACCAGACGCTCACCATTCAGGGCGAAAGTgacttttcccttttcctgcaCCCGGACGGGCCACCCAAGCCCCAGCAGCCCCCGGAGAGCCCCAGCCGGGCGCCGCCACCTGAGGACACCGAGGAAGAGCGAG GGGTGAGCACGGACTCA CCAGTGATCGAGGAGCAGTCAGCTCAGCAGAGCCACCCGATCGCCACCACGTCTCCCGCCAGGCCCTACCCGG AGTTGATCTCCCGGCCCTCGCCACCCACTGTGCGCTGGTTCCTGCCGGACCTGCCCCCATCCCGCAGCGCGGTGGAGATTGCTCCTACTCAGGTCACAG agacAGACGAGTGTCGTCTGAACCAGAACATCTGTGGCCACGGAGAGTGCGTCCCGGGCCCCTCGGACTACTCCTGCCATTGCAATCCGGGCTACCGGTCGCACCCGCAGCACCGCTACTGCGTGG ACGTGAACGAGTGCGAGGCGGAGCCATGCGGCGCCGGGAGGGGCGTCTGCATGAACACGGGCGGCTCGTACAACTGCCACTGCCACCGCGGCTACCGCCTGCACGTCGGCGCCGGGGGGCGCTCGTGCGTGG ACCTGAACGAGTGCGCCAAGCCCCACCTGTGCGGCGACGGCGGCTTCTGCCTCAACTTCCCCGGCCACTACAAGTGCAACTGCTACCCCGGCTACCGGCTCAAAGCCTCACGACCGCCCGTGTGCGAAG ACATCGACGAGTGCCGAGACCCTAGCTCTTGCCCGGATGGCAAATGCGAGAACAAACCCGGGAGCTTCAAGTGCATTGCCTGTCAGCCCGGCTACCGCAGCCaggggggcggggcctgccgCG ACGTGAACGAGTGTGCCGAGGGCAGCCCCTGCTCGCCGGGCTGGTGCGAGAACCTCCCAGGCTCCTTCCGCTGCACGTGCGCCCAGGGCTACGCGCCTGCGCCGGATGGCCGCAGCTGCCAGG ATGTGGATGAGTGTGAGGCTGGGGATGTGTGTGACAATGGCATGTGCACCAACACGCCGGGCTCCTTCCAGTGTCAGTGCGTCTCTGGCTACCATCTGTCGAGAGACCGGAGCCGATGCGAGG ACATTGATGAGTGTGACTTCCCCGCGGCCTGCATTGGGGGTGATTGCATCAACACCAACGGCTCCTACCGGTGTCTGTGTCCCCAGGGGCATCGGCTGGTAGGCGGCAGGAAGTGCCAAG ACATAGACGAATGCAGCCAGGACCCCGGCCTGTGCCTTCCCCACGGGGCCTGTGAGAACCTGCAGGGCTCCTACGCTTGCGTCTGTGATGAGGGCTTCACGCCCACCCAGGACCAGCACGGCTGCGAGG AGGTGGAGCAGCCCCACCACAAGAAGGAGTGCTACCTTAACTTCGACGACACGGTGTTCTGCGACAGTGTACTGGCCACCAACGTCACCCAGCAGGAGTGCTGCTGCTcgctgggggctggctggggagaCCACTGCGAGATCTATCCCTGCCCAGTCTACAGCTCAG CTGAGTTCCACAGCCTCTGCCCAGACGGAAAGGGCTACACCCAAGACAACAACATTGTCAACTACGGCATCCCAGCCCACCGTG ACATCGACGAGTGCATCTTGTTCGGGGCGGAGATCTGCAAGGAGGGCAAGTGCGTGAATACGCAGCCGGGCTACGAGTGCTACTGCAAGCAAGGCTTCTACTACGACGGGAACCTACTGGAGTGCGTGG ACGTGGACGAGTGCCTGGACGAGTCCAACTGCCGGAACGGAGTGTGTGAGAACACGCGCGGCGGCTACCGCTGCGCCTGCACGCCCCCGGCCGAGTACAGCCCGGCGCAGCGCCAGTGTCTGAGCCCGGAGGAGATGG ACGTAGACGAGTGCCAGGACCCGGCAGCCTGCCGCCCTGGTCGCTGCGTCAACCTGCCGGGCTCCTACCGCTGCGAGTGCCGCCCGCCCTGGGTGCCCGGGCCCTCCGGCCGCGATTGCCAGCTCCCGGAGAGCCCAGCCG AGCGTGCCCCGGAGCGGCGGGACGTGTGCTGGGCCCAGCGTGGAGAAGATGGCATGTGTGCGGGCCCCCTGACCGGGCCAACCCTCACCTTCGACGACTGCTGCTGTCGCCAGGGCCGCGGTTGGGGAGCCCAGTGCCGCCCCTGCCCGCCGCGCAGCGCCG GGTCCCAGTGCCCGACGTCGCAGAGTGAAAGCAATTCCTTCTGGGACGCGAGCCCCCTGCTGCTGGGGAAGCCCCCTCGAG AGGAGGACAGCTCGGAGGAGGATTCGGACGAGTGCCGCTGCGTGAGCGGCCGCTGCGTGCCCCGGCCGGGCGGCGCCGTGTGCGAGTGTCCGGGCGGCTTCCAGCTCGACGCGTCTCGGGCGCGCTGCGTGG ACATCGACGAGTGCCGAGAGCTGAACCAGCGCGGGCTGCTGTGCAAGAGCGAGCGCTGCGTGAACACGAGCGGCTCCTTCCGCTGCGTCTGCAAAGCTGGCTTCGCGCGCAGCCGCCCGCACGGGGCCTGCGTGCCCCAGCGCCGCCGCTGA